The genomic interval CATCAGCCTTGACCACGTAGATGAACTGGCCGTCCTGTCCCGTCTGAACCGCCTGCGTGGGCGCAACAACAGCATCGTGGAGCACGGACAACGTCAACGCCGTCTCGACAAACTGGCCCGGCCAGAGCACGTTGTCGTCGTTTGGAAAGGTGGCCTTGAGCTGGATGGTACCGGTGGTGGTATCCACGCCGTTGTCCACAAATGTGAGCGTTCCATCGTTCGACGGCGCCTGTCCGTTCGGAAGCAACACACTGACCTTGAGCTGCCTCGCGTGCATCTCTTTTTTGATTTCAGGCAAATATTGCTCGGGCACGGCAAACACCACATAAATGGGGTGAATCTGGTTTATGGTCAGCATCACGTCATCCGGAGCCTTGATGATGTTGCCCGCGTGAACCATCAGGCCCCCCGTGCGTCCGTCAATCGGCGAGCGGATCGCCGTAAATTCCACGTTCAACTCGGCATTCGCGACGGCGGCCCGATCGGACGAGACGCTCGCCTTCTGCGCATCCAGGGCCGCCCGCGAGTTGTCAAACTCCTCCTGCGAAATCAGGTTCGAGGCGAAAAGCTTCGTCGCGCGATCGAACTGGATTTGCGCGTTTTCCTGTTGCGCCTTGTCGCGCGCGAGGTTGCCACGCGCTTGTCCCAGGGCCGCCTGGAACGGCCGCGGATCAATCGTGAACAACAAGTCGCCCTTGTTCACATCCTGCCCCTCCCGGAAGTTCACTTCCTTGAGCTGGCCGGTGACTTGAGAGCGCACGGTCACTTTCGAATACTCCGCCACGTTGCCGATCGCCTCAATTTCGATGGGAACGTCCTGCTGGGTTGCCTTGGCCACGAGCACGGGCACCGGAGCCCCCGCACCCGGTTTGGCGCCCGGCGAGGTTGGACGCGAGCAACCGGTGATGACCGCCGCGGCCGCGGCAAGCATCGTCGCAATCATTGCAGGACGACAGGCGGAGAATGCGGTATTTGCAAAGGGCTGTTTCATTCGGTTTTTGCTTTTGACGGCGAAAGCGCCACGGCGAATTTGCGGAGAAAATCACGCCGCTCCTTTTGGAATTGCGCATCGGAAACCTGCCGGCCGGTGATCAACCTCGTCAGTTGCGGGAACGCCACGGGATACGTGGTCAGTCCGATCATGGCCAGCAAAACATGCCGGGGATCAAACTCGCTGGACAAATGGCCGCTGGTCTGCCGGCGGCGGATGCGCTCCACCGCCCCCTGGGCCACCGCGCGTCGCTCGGCCTCGTCAAGCACCGGCTTTTCACCGCCGCGCAACGCCTCCCATTCGAGGAGACGAATCCAATCCGCGTCCTGGCACGCAAGATCAAACCAGAGCGGCAGACTTTTGGACGGTTCTTCCGGGGTAGCCTCACCCCATGCCTGGCGTTCGGCGATTTTCCGCCGCAACACCGCGCGGAACAATTCTTCCTTGTTGCCGAAATAGTGATAGATCATCCGCTTGTTGATGGCGGCCCTGCGCGCAATCACGTCCACGCGCGCGCCGGCGAATCCGTTGTCGGAAAACTCCTTGAGAGCCGCCGCGAGAATGCGTTCACGCGTGCGCCCCGGGTCACGCGCGCCCGTCTTCGACCTGCCGCCCGCCGCTGAAACCGAACGATTCATTCGTTACACGCTTCCTGACCCGCCAAGTAACCGTCCGGTTACTTTTTTTCAACTGACGCACGCCGGGGAGGAAGTGTTCAAGGAATCTCACGGCGCGCCACTTCCCGGGATCCGGCTGCAATGCTCCACCTAGTGCCGGCGCGCGAAGAAGCGGGCATCCCTGCCGCCAGACCAGACTGCCTCGCATCCCGGGCGGCCGACAATCCTCAACCGTTCAGGCCAACAAGCGAGGTCACTCAGGACAGTGCCGGCTTTTCCTTGTGCCATTCCGTGCCTTGCTCGTAGGCATGCGCGATTTTCAAAATCGTTTCTTCACCGAACGGCCTGCCCAGCAGTTGCAGGCCAATCGGAAGCTTCGGTGATTTCGTGAAGCCGCAGGGAATGCTGACGCCGCAAATGCCGGCGACGTTCGCCGCGACGGTAAAAACGTCTGACAAATACATTTGCAACGGATCGTCGGATTTCTCGCCGGCCTTGAACGCCGCCGTCGGCGTCGTCGGCGTGACGATGGCGTCCACCTTCTCGAACGCGTTGAGAAAATCCTGGCGGATGAGCGTGCGGATTTTTTGGGCCCGCAGATAGTATGCGTCGTGGTAACCGCTGCTGAGCACGTAGGTGCCGAGGATGATCCGGCGCTTCACTTCCGCGCCGAATC from Candidatus Angelobacter sp. carries:
- a CDS encoding efflux RND transporter periplasmic adaptor subunit is translated as MKQPFANTAFSACRPAMIATMLAAAAAVITGCSRPTSPGAKPGAGAPVPVLVAKATQQDVPIEIEAIGNVAEYSKVTVRSQVTGQLKEVNFREGQDVNKGDLLFTIDPRPFQAALGQARGNLARDKAQQENAQIQFDRATKLFASNLISQEEFDNSRAALDAQKASVSSDRAAVANAELNVEFTAIRSPIDGRTGGLMVHAGNIIKAPDDVMLTINQIHPIYVVFAVPEQYLPEIKKEMHARQLKVSVLLPNGQAPSNDGTLTFVDNGVDTTTGTIQLKATFPNDDNVLWPGQFVETALTLSVLHDAVVAPTQAVQTGQDGQFIYVVKADDTVEMRPVVTSIVHDSGTVIRSGIKAGETVVTDGQLRLAPGSKVSVKTPDQPASTDRKSD
- a CDS encoding TetR family transcriptional regulator, whose product is MNRSVSAAGGRSKTGARDPGRTRERILAAALKEFSDNGFAGARVDVIARRAAINKRMIYHYFGNKEELFRAVLRRKIAERQAWGEATPEEPSKSLPLWFDLACQDADWIRLLEWEALRGGEKPVLDEAERRAVAQGAVERIRRRQTSGHLSSEFDPRHVLLAMIGLTTYPVAFPQLTRLITGRQVSDAQFQKERRDFLRKFAVALSPSKAKTE